The DNA region ATACAAATTCAAACTTTCGCTTTAAAATTTCTTAGttgattgttgaaaaaaatatatatatttaaatagatCATCACCGCTCGGAGATGACGTCATTAAAACATCTGTTGTTATGTCATGTCCGTCGATAATCTCGACTTTCCAAAAGTGCTATCGAATAAAATTATCGCTCCTTCGATATTCGATATATGGACGTAAACAGTAAATATTTACTGTGTCAGTGTCAgctgtcaaaaaatattcatccataacaatacaaaaaaaactgttaataacaattaaaattaatattttttaaaaatgtaaataattttagtttatttttttataatctaatgatgatgacgtttaaaaataaacacattgctcttataataatattattatttggctTACTACTTGCAATATTTGACaggtaattattaaacaatggaggattgttaataataataaatgcctaataaaataattattaattttacagtaTTATTTGGTGTGCTATCATTTGTTCTCTATTTATTATTGGTGATATTTGgggaattaaaattattaaattaatagatgactggattaaaaataatgtaaataaaaacattgataaGCCTgaagacaataataaaaaatgtaaagtttGCAATGAACATTCATGCAATAGGCATCGACCTTCTGGCTATTTTGGAGATGTCAAAGTTCCCAAGGATTTCGATTATGCacttaaaaatgtaattaaattaatcacaGTATAATCCAGTTATCAtgtactaattaatttattattttagctgTTGGAAAAATTACTAGACACGTATGTTTGCACATGGTACTCATACATatcaacagaaaaaatatttgtacatCACTTGAAGCAAATAATTGCAAcgacaattataaaaataatcactaGACTATTGTCtgttgatatatcaaaaataatatttaataatttaataccaGTTGCTCTTGAACATGCAAAAGACTGGAAATTAATggttgaaaaatcaaaattaaaaggtGGTAAACCAGAAGATTATGTGATTGATTGCAttggaaataaaatacatcCAGCAGCATATTCAAGACAATCTGAGATTgattatttaagaaaattagTAACTGCATTATTGCCATTTGTATTATCAAGTACTTACATTTCCACAAATAACaaggtaaaaatttaaaaatataaaataaacaatgacaattaattaataaataatttacaggtGATATTGAGAGAAATATTGGCTAACTGGGTACTTTTGCCTGCAATTGATGCTCTAGCTGATCcaaataacattaattttttaatagaactATGTACACAATACGAAGGAACACTGTCAAATGAAATTGATGCTATCAGTGTGCCTGTTCTTGATTCCTGGATGTCACCAGTGGctacaaataaatcatcagACACAACATTAAAGCCTTCACTTGATGAAATTCTTAATAAtccacaattattatatttatttatgcgaCATATTAAAGATAAAGGACCAGTTAATCTTTTACAATTTTGtcttgatattgatgatttaagtAAAAGAATGTTAAATCCAGAAATGACACcagaaattgaagaaatattatttactgatgctagtaatatttattcaacgtACTTAAAACCTGATGGTCTAGAATATCTTGATCTTCCAGATCACATTTGTGatggtatgaaaaaaatacttgatggtggtgttaataaaattcaagaattACGTACATCACGTCCACTTTATCAAGCACATCAAGAAGCACATGGTTtgttagaaaaattatgtctaTCATCATTTCATAATAGCTATGAATTGTATGAATATATTTGTGGCTCAACAATGCCAATAAATTCAACTACATCATCAAGTCAAAGTTCAACAAGTTCCAGTGGTGTTGGTGCACGTCTTGGTAATCAATTGGGCAAAATACGTGGTGTTTTACGTTCAACAGCTGTTGATGGATCAATATTCGAAACAGAAAATGTATATCAAGCTGAAGAAGTTGATTGTACACCACGTACATATAATGATgctaatttaaatgataatgatgataaagcTAATCGTGATTTAACAACATGGAGAATAACCATACCGCATGTTGATACTAGTGATGTGTGTCCACTGtatattatatcaattgaCAATACagctaataataaatcatgGACTGTGTTACGTtgtgataatgatttttataatttacgtGGACGTTTGATTGAATTTCATGGTGATAAAGAAttaaatgattcaatattaccatcaagaaaaaatcaaaatttatcattaaccACAAATCgacaaatttatcaagattttATTCAAAACTTATTATgcaaattaacattaaaaaatagtgaattgttgtatatatttttaacagtcACAAATGTCAAGCcgtatttaacaaattatagTACAGATATTGGTGTACTTTATCAAAGTGTTGCACataaattaagaaaagaaaaaggacagaatttggataaatttatgaataccTTTTTATCATCAGTTATTAATGTCAAGTATGAACAACATACTGATGTTGGAGTTGACTTGACAAATGACGAACAGCTTaatgattttacaaaaattaaagagaAGAAATTTCTTCAAGAACCAtttggtaataatttaaatatcaatcatcaaattgaaataactaattcatttgataaacaaCAAGTTAGAGGAGCTTGTTTTTGTATTGCTGAAGctggtaatttattattaataatttatttatatacttagttttgtttgaataataattgaattatttgatttatttattttaacagttGAAAGTTTGATGGATGTTCCTGAATCAGCATCAAGAATCATTTGGCTTGTGGCATGTTTAAATCGTTCAAGatttgattcatttttaaataaatatcttgatGATACACTTGTCAAGTTACTCAGCGGTGGGCGTGCAGCAATTGTCATTGAACTTTTACAAAAGGcaatattcaatgaaaataattcatcgGAACCACAATCAGTTTATATCAAAGATGAAAAATGTTATCGTAATGCTAAGCAAGGACTGTACAGCTTATTGCCTTGGTGGACATTTGGATTGCTTGATAATTATTGGAGAAAATTAATGATCTCACTCTTTGAACCTCTTCAAAGTCCAACTCTAAATAAACATCTTGCTTATGTACTTGTTGATCAAGTTGTTGCTAAAATATTTCcagaattattacaaaataattaatcatttacatTCACATTTAAaagcatttattaattttaaaatttgttaaattattcatcattcaATAGTAAATTTATCTGAAATAATCtgtaaaaatttgtaaaaaaaaaaaaaatatttataaactataactgtaaaaaaatttgtacattaaaacaaaaattttatataatttgttaaattaaaaaatgcaattaatttaaaaattgaaaagtcatttatttacatatttcatttatatatattttatatttttcaatatctagTCATTAcagatttgtttgttttttattattatattttgtttgtttttttctataaataatacattacaGCTTATCTCGTTAGCGAGTATACGTATCTGTTATTAAAAACGAATCAGTCTTATAAACGcaaacgacaaaaaaaattgaaaaaaaaaaaagaaaatagctGATAAAATCTATCTTAAAAATTCTATGTGTGTCTATGATGTGTGTCTGTGTGGGTGTGTCtataattatgtaaatatatattctatttaaaacaaaaaaaaaaaaaaactagaaaaatgcatttataatataaaaaataatttttctttttgttgattaactttttttctttttaatttacatttttgaattactattactattgttattttgtgttgttgttgtaattggtTCACCACTCAATTCACATTGTATTTCTTCCAATGTTTTACCTTTTGTTTCtggaacaattaaaaatacaaaaacaaatcCAAGTgcacaaataaatgaaaatatccaAAATGTACGATCTGAGCCAAATGAAGATTCAAAATTACTATAAAATTTAGTTACAAAAAATGCCATAATCCAATTGAATAAACATGCACTACTACCAGCAATGCCTTTAATTtgtggtgaaaatatttcaccCATCATCATCCATGGAATTGGACCAAaaccaattgaaaataaaacaataaataaacaaatagcaACAAGTGGTACCCAACTAATTGATGATACATCAGTACCATTTGATtgtaagttaaaataaaaacccaTTGTAAATGCAGATATACACATAAATGCACTTGATACTAATAACAATACACGTCTGCCTAatctatcaacaattaatgtaCTTATAAATACAGCAACAACTTGCATGATACCAACAATAACTGTTTGTAAATTTGGATCCATATTAGCACCAgcacttttaaatattttaccagaataaaatataattgcatTAACACCACTCAATTGTTGAACAGTCATTAATCCAAATGCAATAATTAAACCTCTTCTTGCTGCTTTTGTTTTAATtgctgataaaaatgaaattgtatTTCTATTTGCTTCAGCAAGTGCTTCATTTTGTGCAGTCATTTCTGGTTCAATATCATATGTCGATCCTCTTAGCCATCTGTAACTTGATCTTGCTGAATTAATTTgtcctttttttaataaataaactggtGTTTCAGGCATCATAATAAATACAGCACAAAATACAAGTGGTACTATTGCTGatacaattgataatacaCGCATACTCATAAATGTACCAAGTGTATATGTCATTAATATACCAACAGTTAACATCAATTGAAAGTATGAACCAAGTGTACCACGTATTGAACTTTCAGCAATTTCAGCAGTATACATTGGTGCTGTTACACAAAATGCACCACCACTAACACCAAGTATAAATCTTCCAATGTAAAACATTTTAActgaacttgaaaatattattaataaccaaCCAATTGTAAATGGTATTGTCAATAATAACATGGCTTTTTTACGTCCAATTTTATCACATATTATACCAATTGGTACACATATTGCAGCTGCacctaaattaaatattgatccAATCCATGCAAATTGTTCATCATCAATTCTTATgttatattgtttatcaagTTCAATTCCATTTTCACCAGCTGGTGATGTCCAACCAAGTACCATACCAGCAGCAAGTGCACCAAGTGTTGATGCCAAACCAGCAACATATTGTGGTACTTTTCTTGCTTTATTTACACTTTCACCACCTCGTGAAACAAGAGTTTGTTGAGATataccaatatttttttcaggcatttttgatgatgttgatgatgttgatgcttCCGACAGTAGAGGTGTTGTTTCACTCACCTATcaacaaacaataattaaacataattaataacaagaatacaaaaatattatttataaattttttttttgttttttttctataaaatatcGATGTTTAAATTTCCCTCGAAATTTTAATTCGTTCGAAATTTAACCGTAAATAGCGCTTTAGTGTTTTTCCactgttttataaatattattatcattgttatcaattgttattgttatttaataaatatggcTGACAACAGCTGACAATGTTATCTttactatgtttttttttatgccccaccttatttttttttttttaaacaaactgcgttgtttaatttcattcaatttataattaaaaatactgacccaattattaaaattaaatttgtgatttgtgtaattaatttttttatttttacgtacAAAGTTGAGTGAGCTTGTTGACTGCATTCCATTTGTGTAATCCATGTTTACAAAACAaactttgtgttttttttttttatagcaattTGACAGATggacaaaatataaaaacacaatcgaactaattttttaatacactattcaatttatatattctattttcaatgctaggtttttttttgagtatcgatttttttaatttgtagattttaattttttaacaacttgAAGATCTTGCCTGACAGTTATCCACTGACTAAggtgttttttttactttttcttttagtttatttttttttattttaatga from Aphidius gifuensis isolate YNYX2018 linkage group LG5, ASM1490517v1, whole genome shotgun sequence includes:
- the LOC122858468 gene encoding sorting nexin-14-like → MMMTFKNKHIALIIILLFGLLLAIFDSIIWCAIICSLFIIGDIWGIKIIKLIDDWIKNNVNKNIDKPEDNNKKCKVCNEHSCNRHRPSGYFGDVKVPKDFDYALKNLLEKLLDTYVCTWYSYISTEKIFVHHLKQIIATTIIKIITRLLSVDISKIIFNNLIPVALEHAKDWKLMVEKSKLKGGKPEDYVIDCIGNKIHPAAYSRQSEIDYLRKLVTALLPFVLSSTYISTNNKVILREILANWVLLPAIDALADPNNINFLIELCTQYEGTLSNEIDAISVPVLDSWMSPVATNKSSDTTLKPSLDEILNNPQLLYLFMRHIKDKGPVNLLQFCLDIDDLSKRMLNPEMTPEIEEILFTDASNIYSTYLKPDGLEYLDLPDHICDGMKKILDGGVNKIQELRTSRPLYQAHQEAHGLLEKLCLSSFHNSYELYEYICGSTMPINSTTSSSQSSTSSSGVGARLGNQLGKIRGVLRSTAVDGSIFETENVYQAEEVDCTPRTYNDANLNDNDDKANRDLTTWRITIPHVDTSDVCPLYIISIDNTANNKSWTVLRCDNDFYNLRGRLIEFHGDKELNDSILPSRKNQNLSLTTNRQIYQDFIQNLLCKLTLKNSELLYIFLTVTNVKPYLTNYSTDIGVLYQSVAHKLRKEKGQNLDKFMNTFLSSVINVKYEQHTDVGVDLTNDEQLNDFTKIKEKKFLQEPFGNNLNINHQIEITNSFDKQQVRGACFCIAEAVESLMDVPESASRIIWLVACLNRSRFDSFLNKYLDDTLVKLLSGGRAAIVIELLQKAIFNENNSSEPQSVYIKDEKCYRNAKQGLYSLLPWWTFGLLDNYWRKLMISLFEPLQSPTLNKHLAYVLVDQVVAKIFPELLQNN
- the LOC122858469 gene encoding facilitated trehalose transporter Tret1-2 homolog isoform X1 gives rise to the protein MDYTNGMQSTSSLNFVSETTPLLSEASTSSTSSKMPEKNIGISQQTLVSRGGESVNKARKVPQYVAGLASTLGALAAGMVLGWTSPAGENGIELDKQYNIRIDDEQFAWIGSIFNLGAAAICVPIGIICDKIGRKKAMLLLTIPFTIGWLLIIFSSSVKMFYIGRFILGVSGGAFCVTAPMYTAEIAESSIRGTLGSYFQLMLTVGILMTYTLGTFMSMRVLSIVSAIVPLVFCAVFIMMPETPVYLLKKGQINSARSSYRWLRGSTYDIEPEMTAQNEALAEANRNTISFLSAIKTKAARRGLIIAFGLMTVQQLSGVNAIIFYSGKIFKSAGANMDPNLQTVIVGIMQVVAVFISTLIVDRLGRRVLLLVSSAFMCISAFTMGFYFNLQSNGTDVSSISWVPLVAICLFIVLFSIGFGPIPWMMMGEIFSPQIKGIAGSSACLFNWIMAFFVTKFYSNFESSFGSDRTFWIFSFICALGFVFVFLIVPETKGKTLEEIQCELSGEPITTTTQNNNSNSNSKM
- the LOC122858469 gene encoding facilitated trehalose transporter Tret1 isoform X2 — translated: MPEKNIGISQQTLVSRGGESVNKARKVPQYVAGLASTLGALAAGMVLGWTSPAGENGIELDKQYNIRIDDEQFAWIGSIFNLGAAAICVPIGIICDKIGRKKAMLLLTIPFTIGWLLIIFSSSVKMFYIGRFILGVSGGAFCVTAPMYTAEIAESSIRGTLGSYFQLMLTVGILMTYTLGTFMSMRVLSIVSAIVPLVFCAVFIMMPETPVYLLKKGQINSARSSYRWLRGSTYDIEPEMTAQNEALAEANRNTISFLSAIKTKAARRGLIIAFGLMTVQQLSGVNAIIFYSGKIFKSAGANMDPNLQTVIVGIMQVVAVFISTLIVDRLGRRVLLLVSSAFMCISAFTMGFYFNLQSNGTDVSSISWVPLVAICLFIVLFSIGFGPIPWMMMGEIFSPQIKGIAGSSACLFNWIMAFFVTKFYSNFESSFGSDRTFWIFSFICALGFVFVFLIVPETKGKTLEEIQCELSGEPITTTTQNNNSNSNSKM